The Candidatus Dependentiae bacterium genome includes a region encoding these proteins:
- the rpsR gene encoding 30S ribosomal protein S18 → MTKKIKLKISARLLKKKFRKKTALSKKQCRFTNNPDMIHDLNYKNAVLLSKFLTERGKILPSRISGNSNKYQRLVSREIKKARIMALLPFCATEY, encoded by the coding sequence ATGACGAAGAAAATCAAGCTTAAGATTAGCGCTCGCCTTTTAAAAAAGAAATTTCGTAAAAAAACGGCGCTTTCAAAAAAACAATGTAGATTCACTAACAACCCAGATATGATTCATGATCTGAATTATAAAAACGCTGTGTTGTTATCAAAGTTCTTGACTGAGCGTGGTAAAATTTTACCTTCGCGAATTTCAGGAAATTCAAATAAATATCAAAGATTGGTATCTCGAGAAATCAAAAAAGCAAGAATCATGGCATTGTTGCCTTTCTGTGCTACCGAGTATTAA
- a CDS encoding 30S ribosomal protein S6, whose protein sequence is MFRYEILFLTVPEITKDESEAIKSHFLKVVRAHKGTLVSFDRWGKYRLAYPVNKNEYGVYFLTRFEVEKEEKVKLLEALSEIFVFKFNTLITKHIVERLDIDASLEYRRPDSLEDSPQDVDSFLKRHDMEGLLKKGPVRKSAESRERYQDVDGIDGDDLGDLKPEARRGAFAGKDVKKHVETKNEENLDYDEENQA, encoded by the coding sequence ATGTTTCGATACGAGATTCTGTTTCTCACAGTGCCTGAGATAACAAAAGATGAATCTGAAGCGATAAAAAGCCACTTTTTAAAAGTAGTCCGTGCCCACAAAGGTACATTGGTCTCTTTTGATCGTTGGGGTAAATATCGTCTTGCATACCCAGTTAACAAAAATGAGTATGGAGTCTATTTTTTAACTCGTTTTGAAGTTGAAAAAGAAGAAAAAGTTAAGCTGCTTGAAGCTCTTAGTGAGATTTTTGTCTTTAAGTTTAACACGTTGATTACAAAGCATATTGTTGAGCGTTTGGATATTGATGCGTCGCTGGAATACAGACGACCTGATTCATTAGAAGATAGCCCACAAGATGTTGATTCTTTCTTAAAGCGTCATGATATGGAAGGCTTACTAAAAAAAGGCCCTGTTCGTAAAAGCGCTGAAAGCAGAGAAAGATATCAAGACGTTGACGGCATTGACGGAGATGATCTTGGAGATTTGAAACCAGAAGCGCGCCGTGGTGCCTTTGCTGGTAAAGATGTAAAAAAACATGTTGAAACTAAAAACGAAGAGAATTTAGATTATGACGAAGAAAATCAAGCTTAA
- a CDS encoding helix-turn-helix domain-containing protein, protein MSLSTELRVKELLREKGWTTRVLAEKTGMSESYLTHIKNGTRRWNEDSLRKLANAFELNPIDLFTQRRKRTDNIDNNVSLPEKTDVQLKLGVIPVVGDIPSNPSPYTNQLMQITTGFKDIFVPCLNSTDSSMFALSIDNNSMAPMFYKNDLVLISPEVWTRTGDVGAVEYGNDNPKKAIMRVTYADDFILLSPVNHKDSPVALIRGKDYFRIIGRVVQRIQNYM, encoded by the coding sequence ATGTCTCTTTCAACCGAACTTCGGGTTAAAGAATTACTTAGAGAGAAAGGGTGGACGACACGAGTTTTGGCAGAAAAAACTGGAATGTCTGAAAGCTATTTAACTCATATCAAAAATGGAACAAGAAGATGGAATGAGGATTCGCTTAGAAAGCTAGCAAATGCTTTTGAGCTTAATCCGATAGATCTTTTTACACAGCGCCGAAAAAGAACCGATAATATTGACAACAATGTTAGCCTTCCTGAAAAAACAGACGTTCAGTTAAAGTTAGGCGTTATACCAGTTGTTGGAGATATTCCATCAAATCCTTCGCCCTACACAAACCAATTAATGCAAATAACAACAGGCTTTAAGGATATATTTGTTCCTTGTTTAAATTCGACAGATTCCTCTATGTTTGCGCTTTCTATTGATAATAATAGCATGGCGCCTATGTTTTATAAAAACGATCTGGTTTTGATCTCTCCTGAGGTTTGGACTAGGACTGGTGATGTTGGAGCTGTAGAATATGGCAACGATAATCCTAAAAAGGCGATCATGCGCGTGACTTACGCAGATGACTTTATTTTGCTGTCACCGGTTAACCATAAAGACTCTCCCGTGGCTTTAATTCGTGGCAAAGACTACTTTAGAATTATTGGACGAGTGGTTCAAAGAATTCAAAATTATATGTAA
- the truA gene encoding tRNA pseudouridine(38-40) synthase TruA, with translation MAYYKIVVAYDGTSYHGWQVQPGAATISQALIDAFSNVFFQKISILGASRTDAGVHALRQVAIVRSPVDIEIDVLRKAWNKAIPTDIVVRDVQKIDKLVHPHDGVVQKVYAYHFFLERPLPFVQRFGWHFRRSVDLDILRASLNLFVGTHDFRSFCTGDDLEDTIRTIDSVDVSYVAAWNAYRIEIKGKSFLRYMVRRIVGACLEVASRDQLGLNDIVSILNNKNPRHTLPNAPAKGLVLEQIIYKEGGLFEKS, from the coding sequence ATGGCGTACTATAAAATTGTTGTTGCATATGACGGAACTAGCTATCATGGATGGCAAGTTCAGCCAGGTGCAGCAACAATTTCTCAAGCATTAATCGATGCTTTTTCAAATGTATTTTTTCAAAAAATCTCAATCCTTGGTGCTTCTCGTACTGATGCTGGAGTGCATGCTTTGCGACAGGTTGCAATTGTAAGGTCTCCTGTTGATATTGAGATAGACGTTTTGCGCAAGGCGTGGAATAAAGCAATTCCAACAGACATTGTTGTTCGAGATGTTCAAAAAATTGATAAGCTTGTTCATCCGCATGATGGAGTTGTTCAGAAGGTATACGCCTATCATTTTTTTCTAGAAAGACCGCTTCCTTTTGTTCAAAGGTTTGGTTGGCATTTTAGAAGAAGCGTAGATCTTGATATTTTGCGAGCATCGCTTAATCTCTTTGTTGGCACGCATGACTTTAGGTCTTTTTGCACTGGAGATGACTTGGAAGATACGATTCGCACCATTGATAGCGTAGATGTGAGCTATGTGGCTGCTTGGAATGCGTATCGAATTGAAATTAAGGGTAAAAGTTTTTTAAGATATATGGTTCGACGAATTGTTGGAGCTTGCTTAGAAGTTGCATCGCGTGATCAGCTCGGGCTTAATGATATTGTTTCTATTCTTAATAATAAAAATCCTAGACATACTCTTCCAAATGCACCCGCAAAAGGGTTAGTATTAGAACAAATCATATATAAAGAAGGGGGACTATTTGAAAAGAGTTAA